Part of the Lycium ferocissimum isolate CSIRO_LF1 chromosome 6, AGI_CSIRO_Lferr_CH_V1, whole genome shotgun sequence genome, TAGTAGGTGATGATTGTGGATGTTGACTAGCGACAGCGATTAGTTGTTAATGGTGCCGGTGATGGTTGTAGGTGTTGACTGGCTATGGCAATTTATGGTGGTTGTGGTTTTGGTTGTGAGTAGTAACAttgaaattttcattttttttttttcggaagaTACTTATTTGGTGGTAATGATAACTGATAATATTAGTTAATAGTGGTGATTGGTGGTGACCGTAGGTGGTGGTTGTGGCAATGATCGTTAGTTGGTTGTACAATTATAAATAGTGGCTGGTAATGGCTATAGCTGATTATGTAAAGTAGCCATGGTAGTTACGTTTGAGGAGGGTGGTTGTAGGTTGTAGATAAACAGATCCATGAGATTTGGCCGTTGAAAATTAGGATTAATCCAACGGTGTATCTTGACTATGTAGCAAATAATTAACGAGTAACGACTAATTAAGAAATTAGAGAAATAAAATGTCCTACCATACATtattaaagaaacaataaaataTATCCTAACTTACATTATTACTTAAAAGAAAGAAGTTTCACAGAATGTGCAAGAGAAAATATATAATCAAAGCCCATCCACCAACTTGATTAGCAACAACTCCATATGATAAATCAAGACGACATCTTGGCCGTTTGATTAACCAGTTCATGGATCAAATGATCAAATTACTCCTTATTGAGTCAAATTTTGTGAAGCTTCTCAGCCTTAATCAATGGATTGGCCATGGCAATTTCCACCCTTCCCATTGCCTTATAGTCAAAGGTACACCCATGATGCTCAGGATACCTATGTGAACCACAAAATGTGACTCCACACCTACACTTGAAACCTGTTAAACCAACTCGCTTCCGACAAGTGGCACAACGATTCGACTGCACCTGAGGGGCCCGATCAGCTGCAGTATTTAATTGCACCTGAGGGGCCTTGGCTACAGTATTCAACTGCACTTGAAAGGCTCCAGCTATAGCATTCAACTGCATCAGAGGGGCCTCAGGTGCAGTACTATTCGACTGCACCTGAGGGCCCCCATCTATAGTCTCGGTCTCTCGTGGTTGTGAGACTTCAAGAATTGGCAATGGCTTTGTGCATGAAAGGTACGTAGATGTTGATTcagattgatgttgttgttgttgttggggaCGAGTCTTCTCCATTGCAATTTGGGCGGTTCGCGATTGTTGTTCTTTCATGCAATGATCCTTGTAACATTTGGAACAAAGGTTCAAAGTTGTGGGGCTGCCAAAGAACCCACAATTATTAGCACATAGCCTATGCCCTCCTGCTTCTTGCATTCTTTGTTCCTCTGCCatcttgttttctttcaaaCAAACTGCAACTCTccaagaaaaaaggaaagatcaAACGCAACGAATTTATGAGCGATCGACTTATTCAAATCAATCGCTCAATTCTAAAACAAGATCGCTATGTACCTTATACCTgtaaacaaaacaacaatataatCGACAAAAATGTGCTTATAAATAAATCAAGAAAGTGAACATGACCAAATCAAAGATATGAACCAAACGTTAAAGACGTCAAAGTTGAAAATGTACGTACGTGAACAAACGAAGAGATAGGAGAAAATTATGCTCttggagagagagaaaatgagagCAACAGAAAGGAGATTGATGGTGTGGGAATTATAGAGGCTTAAATATTGGATTTTAGAGGACTTTTTGGATATGGGGTGGTTGGTGGGGTTGgcaattaaaagatgaaaacAGAAGTAATATAAAGGGAACTTTGGGTTACTTGGTATTGCCGTTTTAGAAAGATTCTTGGAGATGCTAACAGTTTAGA contains:
- the LOC132059193 gene encoding zinc finger A20 and AN1 domain-containing stress-associated protein 4-like; translated protein: MAEEQRMQEAGGHRLCANNCGFFGSPTTLNLCSKCYKDHCMKEQQSRTAQIAMEKTRPQQQQQHQSESTSTYLSCTKPLPILEVSQPRETETIDGGPQVQSNSTAPEAPLMQLNAIAGAFQVQLNTVAKAPQVQLNTAADRAPQVQSNRCATCRKRVGLTGFKCRCGVTFCGSHRYPEHHGCTFDYKAMGRVEIAMANPLIKAEKLHKI